From the Cryptomeria japonica chromosome 2, Sugi_1.0, whole genome shotgun sequence genome, one window contains:
- the LOC131873615 gene encoding uncharacterized protein LOC131873615: MDSIGVSPLEEGKDNTQQGGKYLGSLSKLTINAMDTIGKHADTNSFIFLAMILIPYYAGLLSFIVFITKTLGSACFDEFPFDVVFPVAYSTVTVVLAITVFGGSNRTKILALRTSVGFHTLSFIALVCVIMQNWSVINVGLGTVALTGFLFIQIYNVGQVKIS, encoded by the exons ATGGATTCTATTGGAGTGTCTCCGTTGGAGGAG GGAAAGGATAACACACAGCAAGGAGGAAAATATTTAGGCAGCTTGAGCAAGCTTACTATCAATGCGATGGATACCATTGGAAAGCATGCAGACACAAACAGTTTCATATTTCTTGCGATGATTCTCATACCTTACTATGCTGGTTTGCTCTCTTTTATAGTGTTTATCACCAAAACCCTAGGCTCTGCCTGCTTCGATGAGTTTCCTTTCGATGTTGTATTTCCTGTCGCATACTCTACTGTGACAGTAGTACTTGCAATCACTGTGTTTGGAGGGTCCAACCGTACAAAAATCCTTGCCTTGAGGACATCAGTGGGATTCCACACTTTGAGTTTCATTGCACTAGTTTGCGTGATAATGCAGAATTGGTCTGTAATCAATGTTGGATTAGGAACTGTAGCACTGACAGGTTTCTTGTTTATACAAATTTATAATGTGGGTCAAGTGAAGATTTCTTGA